Proteins from a single region of Primulina tabacum isolate GXHZ01 chromosome 5, ASM2559414v2, whole genome shotgun sequence:
- the LOC142547414 gene encoding uncharacterized protein LOC142547414 isoform X11 has product MPSPTTPPSRVHSFVRSLWKRYPMDITHKSESPVGRSKPSCGEVVDAVSCGSLNLREPNGASTGHPEINKGISGVVKRFKQRRSRTNNHASDSLSDIDDAEVSRYLNTKEEMLYKRMLWEAINGKYVNEKAAERKKGAPLKKAAKTMEKVKSTRRSSRINYEALKILNEELILVLLEVTTRQASK; this is encoded by the exons atgccaagCCCAACTACACCGCCATCCAGGGTTCATTCTTTCGTACGAAGTTTGTGGAAGCGCTATCCAATGGATATTACGCACAAATCGGAATCTCCG gTAGGAAGAAGTAAACCTTCATGTGGAGAAGTTGTGGATGCTGTTTCATGTGGATCCCTCAATCTGAGGGAACCTAATG GTGCTTCAACTGGACATCCTGAAATCAATAAAGGCATTTCTGGGGTTGTAAAAAGGTTCAAGCAGAGGAGAAGCCGAACCAATAACCATGCGTCAGACAGCCTTTCTGATATTGATGATGCTGAG GTTAGTAGATATCTCAACACCAAGGAGGAGATGCTTTATAAAAGGATGTTATGGGAAGCTATCAATGGAAAATATGTAAAT GAGAAGGcagctgaaagaaagaaaggtGCCCCACTCAAGAAAGCTGCTAAAACCATGGAGAAAGTGAAGTCAACA AGGCGAAGTTCAAGAATTAACTATGAAGCTTTGAAAATTCTAAATGAAGAATTG ATTCTTGTGCTTTTAGAAGTGACCACACGCCAAGCCTCGAAATGA
- the LOC142547414 gene encoding uncharacterized protein LOC142547414 isoform X9, translated as MPSPTTPPSRVHSFVRSLWKRYPMDITHKSESPVGRSKPSCGEVVDAVSCGSLNLREPNGASTGHPEINKGISGVVKRFKQRRSRTNNHASDSLSDIDDAEVSRYLNTKEEMLYKRMLWEAINGKYVNKQEKAAERKKGAPLKKAAKTMEKVKSTVSRRSSRINYEALKILNEELILVLLEVTTRQASK; from the exons atgccaagCCCAACTACACCGCCATCCAGGGTTCATTCTTTCGTACGAAGTTTGTGGAAGCGCTATCCAATGGATATTACGCACAAATCGGAATCTCCG gTAGGAAGAAGTAAACCTTCATGTGGAGAAGTTGTGGATGCTGTTTCATGTGGATCCCTCAATCTGAGGGAACCTAATG GTGCTTCAACTGGACATCCTGAAATCAATAAAGGCATTTCTGGGGTTGTAAAAAGGTTCAAGCAGAGGAGAAGCCGAACCAATAACCATGCGTCAGACAGCCTTTCTGATATTGATGATGCTGAG GTTAGTAGATATCTCAACACCAAGGAGGAGATGCTTTATAAAAGGATGTTATGGGAAGCTATCAATGGAAAATATGTAAAT AAACAGGAGAAGGcagctgaaagaaagaaaggtGCCCCACTCAAGAAAGCTGCTAAAACCATGGAGAAAGTGAAGTCAACAGTTAGT AGGCGAAGTTCAAGAATTAACTATGAAGCTTTGAAAATTCTAAATGAAGAATTG ATTCTTGTGCTTTTAGAAGTGACCACACGCCAAGCCTCGAAATGA
- the LOC142547414 gene encoding uncharacterized protein LOC142547414 isoform X10 encodes MPSPTTPPSRVHSFVRSLWKRYPMDITHKSESPVGRSKPSCGEVVDAVSCGSLNLREPNGASTGHPEINKGISGVVKRFKQRRSRTNNHASDSLSDIDDAEVSRYLNTKEEMLYKRMLWEAINGKYVNKQEKAAERKKGAPLKKAAKTMEKVKSTRRSSRINYEALKILNEELILVLLEVTTRQASK; translated from the exons atgccaagCCCAACTACACCGCCATCCAGGGTTCATTCTTTCGTACGAAGTTTGTGGAAGCGCTATCCAATGGATATTACGCACAAATCGGAATCTCCG gTAGGAAGAAGTAAACCTTCATGTGGAGAAGTTGTGGATGCTGTTTCATGTGGATCCCTCAATCTGAGGGAACCTAATG GTGCTTCAACTGGACATCCTGAAATCAATAAAGGCATTTCTGGGGTTGTAAAAAGGTTCAAGCAGAGGAGAAGCCGAACCAATAACCATGCGTCAGACAGCCTTTCTGATATTGATGATGCTGAG GTTAGTAGATATCTCAACACCAAGGAGGAGATGCTTTATAAAAGGATGTTATGGGAAGCTATCAATGGAAAATATGTAAAT AAACAGGAGAAGGcagctgaaagaaagaaaggtGCCCCACTCAAGAAAGCTGCTAAAACCATGGAGAAAGTGAAGTCAACA AGGCGAAGTTCAAGAATTAACTATGAAGCTTTGAAAATTCTAAATGAAGAATTG ATTCTTGTGCTTTTAGAAGTGACCACACGCCAAGCCTCGAAATGA